A section of the Clostridium omnivorum genome encodes:
- a CDS encoding MFS transporter — protein MKEKKYSILPIFFTVFLDLLGLGIVIPILPAVLLDPRGGVLPFSYTFSTRTMLYGFLVAAYPIAQFFGAPILGTLADKNGRKKLLLISLLGTLIGYIIFAIGIIEKNIYLLFLGRIIDGFTGGNISIAQSAMADISDEKTKSRNFGLIGMAFGLGFIIGPYVGGKLSDASIVSWFTYATPFWLSVVLTTVNILLVVWRFPETLAKGRQVKVSAFTGIRNLKKAFGYEELRTMFLVGFLLTVGFNFFTQFFQVFLIGKFHFSQSKIGDFFAYMGLWIALAQGMVLRPLAKKYKPASILSFSIILLAASFPILLIPDKAMWLYLIVPFISIFQGLTQPNSTAIVSNLTDREKQGEILGINQSIQSVAQAIPPIIAGFVTSVNINLPTVFAAAATLAAWLMFRFVFLKKKGAVEKLQLQQIN, from the coding sequence ATGAAAGAAAAGAAATATTCAATACTTCCTATATTTTTTACAGTGTTTTTGGATCTTTTAGGCTTAGGTATTGTAATTCCTATATTACCAGCTGTTCTTTTAGATCCTAGAGGAGGGGTATTACCTTTTAGTTATACTTTTTCAACTAGAACCATGTTATATGGATTTTTAGTAGCGGCTTATCCAATAGCACAGTTTTTTGGAGCTCCAATATTAGGTACTCTTGCAGACAAAAATGGAAGAAAAAAACTGCTGCTCATATCACTTTTAGGAACTTTGATAGGCTATATTATTTTTGCTATAGGTATTATCGAAAAAAATATTTATCTTTTATTCTTAGGTAGAATAATTGATGGATTCACTGGAGGAAATATTTCTATAGCACAATCAGCTATGGCAGATATAAGTGATGAAAAAACTAAGTCAAGAAATTTTGGACTTATAGGTATGGCTTTTGGACTTGGATTTATAATAGGGCCATATGTGGGAGGAAAACTTTCCGACGCATCTATTGTAAGCTGGTTTACTTATGCAACACCATTTTGGCTTTCAGTGGTATTAACTACAGTTAATATACTGCTTGTAGTTTGGAGATTCCCAGAGACATTAGCAAAAGGAAGACAGGTTAAGGTTAGTGCTTTTACTGGTATAAGAAATCTTAAAAAAGCTTTTGGATATGAAGAACTAAGAACCATGTTCTTAGTAGGATTTCTTCTAACTGTAGGATTCAACTTCTTTACACAGTTTTTTCAAGTGTTTTTGATAGGTAAGTTCCATTTTTCTCAATCAAAAATCGGTGACTTCTTTGCTTATATGGGATTATGGATTGCACTAGCACAGGGTATGGTATTAAGACCTCTAGCTAAAAAGTATAAACCAGCAAGTATATTAAGCTTTTCAATAATACTTTTAGCAGCAAGTTTTCCAATACTTTTAATTCCTGATAAAGCAATGTGGCTATATTTAATAGTACCATTCATATCAATATTTCAGGGATTAACTCAACCAAACAGTACAGCTATAGTTTCCAACTTAACGGATAGAGAAAAGCAAGGTGAGATATTAGGAATAAACCAATCAATACAATCAGTAGCTCAAGCTATTCCACCTATAATTGCAGGCTTTGTAACTTCTGTTAATATAAATCTTCCTACAGTATTTGCCGCTGCAGCTACATTAGCAGCGTGGTTAATGTTTAGATTTGTATTTTTAAAAAAGAAGGGTGCCGTAGAGAAACTTCAGCTGCAGCAAATTAATTAA
- a CDS encoding ABC transporter permease, with product MRFTRLFKMAMASIWGSKMRSFLTMLGIIIGISSVIVLVGMGQGTKKQVTDQIEKLGTNLITVSITGNRTAAITDEELADLKTKPGIKEIAPTLTQGNVNVKAGDQTATTSLEASTPNYTEIRKVGVSAGRFITDRDLENRFKVAVIGVDVANNLFGNTNVVGKTMYVNGIEFNIVGLLESTGTSAAGSNDDKIILPLTTAQRLLKTTAIRTFYVEAADKDKVSEAMSYLQLFLNKKYNNDTKSYRVFNQTSLLDTANTTTQSMTTMLAGIAAISLVVGGIGIMNIMLVSVVERTREIGIRKAIGAKRGTILTQFLIEASTISSLGGVIGVLIGFLAAYGAEKFFNMTIVISNSVVFGAFLFSVLVGIIFGIYPASKASKLNPIDALRFE from the coding sequence ATGAGATTTACAAGACTTTTTAAGATGGCTATGGCCTCCATCTGGGGTAGTAAGATGCGTTCCTTTCTTACTATGCTTGGAATAATTATCGGTATTTCCTCGGTAATAGTTTTGGTAGGCATGGGTCAAGGAACAAAAAAACAGGTAACAGATCAAATAGAAAAGCTGGGAACAAATCTTATTACTGTAAGTATCACAGGTAACAGGACTGCAGCGATTACTGATGAAGAGCTTGCGGATTTAAAGACAAAGCCAGGTATTAAGGAAATTGCTCCTACTCTAACTCAAGGAAACGTAAATGTAAAGGCTGGGGATCAAACAGCTACTACAAGCCTTGAGGCATCTACTCCAAATTACACTGAGATAAGAAAAGTTGGAGTTAGCGCTGGTAGATTTATTACAGACAGAGATTTAGAGAATAGATTTAAAGTAGCTGTAATAGGTGTTGATGTAGCTAACAATCTATTTGGTAATACCAATGTTGTAGGAAAAACTATGTATGTTAACGGAATTGAATTTAATATAGTAGGACTTCTGGAATCTACAGGAACTTCAGCTGCTGGCTCTAATGATGATAAGATCATATTGCCCCTTACTACTGCTCAAAGACTATTAAAGACTACTGCTATCAGAACCTTTTATGTAGAAGCTGCGGATAAAGATAAGGTTTCAGAAGCTATGTCTTATCTTCAATTATTTTTAAATAAAAAGTATAATAATGATACAAAGTCCTATAGGGTATTCAATCAAACTTCCCTATTAGACACAGCAAACACTACAACTCAGAGCATGACTACAATGCTAGCTGGTATAGCAGCTATATCTCTCGTTGTTGGTGGAATAGGTATAATGAACATTATGCTTGTATCAGTCGTTGAAAGAACTAGGGAAATAGGCATAAGAAAAGCTATAGGAGCCAAGAGGGGAACAATACTTACTCAATTCCTAATTGAAGCTTCAACTATAAGCAGCTTAGGTGGAGTTATTGGAGTTTTAATTGGATTTCTAGCGGCTTATGGTGCTGAAAAGTTCTTTAATATGACTATTGTGATATCAAATAGCGTTGTATTTGGAGCGTTCTTATTTTCTGTTTTAGTTGGAATTATATTTGGAATATATCCAGCTAGCAAGGCTTCAAAGTTAAATCCAATAGATGCCTTAAGATTTGAATAA
- a CDS encoding argininosuccinate synthase encodes MEKVILAYSGGLDTSIIVTWLKENYDVEVIAACIDVGQGEDMEAIKEKAIKTGASKVYVEDLKEEFVTKYLYNAIKAGTLYEGKYLLGTALARPSMAKRLVEIAHAEGAKYICHGCTGKGNDQVRFEVGIAAFDPSIKIIAPWRIWDIKSREDAIDYAEAKGIDIPVTKEKIYSRDKNLWHVSHEGGDLEDLKNEHKTDMYLMTIPPEKAKDEATYVEIYFEKGVPVKINGEEISPVGIIETLNKLGGENGIGVIDILENRLVGMKSRGVYETPGGTILYAAHKELEYATLEKDSLHYKQLIAQKYAELVYNGLWFTTLRESLDAFVETTQKNVTGSVKLKLYKGNIMVAGIDTPYALYEESISSFGASNMYDHKDSEGFINLFGLPCKINALIKEKNKLSEKLGR; translated from the coding sequence ATGGAAAAAGTAATTTTAGCTTACTCTGGAGGATTGGATACTTCAATAATAGTTACTTGGTTAAAGGAAAATTATGATGTAGAGGTAATTGCAGCTTGCATAGATGTGGGCCAAGGGGAAGATATGGAGGCAATTAAGGAAAAAGCAATAAAGACTGGTGCTTCCAAAGTATATGTAGAAGATTTAAAAGAAGAGTTTGTAACTAAATATTTATATAATGCTATTAAGGCAGGGACTCTGTATGAAGGTAAATATTTGCTGGGAACAGCATTAGCTAGACCATCCATGGCTAAGAGATTAGTTGAGATAGCACATGCTGAAGGAGCTAAATATATATGTCATGGATGTACTGGTAAAGGCAACGATCAAGTGCGCTTTGAGGTAGGAATAGCAGCTTTTGATCCCAGCATAAAAATAATAGCGCCGTGGAGAATATGGGATATAAAATCAAGAGAGGATGCTATTGATTATGCAGAAGCTAAGGGGATAGATATACCTGTTACTAAAGAAAAAATTTATTCAAGAGATAAAAATCTTTGGCATGTAAGTCATGAGGGGGGAGATCTAGAAGATTTAAAAAATGAACATAAAACAGATATGTATCTGATGACTATACCTCCTGAAAAGGCAAAGGATGAAGCAACATATGTAGAAATATATTTTGAAAAGGGTGTACCAGTAAAAATTAATGGTGAAGAAATATCCCCAGTAGGAATAATTGAAACCTTAAATAAATTAGGCGGAGAAAATGGGATAGGTGTTATAGATATTCTAGAAAACAGACTTGTTGGAATGAAATCAAGAGGTGTTTATGAAACTCCAGGAGGAACAATACTTTATGCAGCACATAAAGAACTGGAATATGCAACTCTAGAAAAAGATTCGCTACATTACAAACAGCTTATAGCACAAAAGTATGCAGAACTTGTATATAATGGACTTTGGTTCACTACCTTGAGAGAGTCCTTAGATGCATTTGTAGAAACTACACAAAAGAATGTAACAGGAAGCGTAAAGCTAAAATTGTATAAAGGCAATATAATGGTAGCTGGAATTGATACACCATATGCATTATATGAAGAGTCCATTTCCTCCTTTGGTGCAAGTAATATGTATGATCATAAGGATTCAGAAGGCTTTATTAATCTATTTGGATTGCCATGTAAGATAAATGCACTTATTAAAGAAAAAAATAAGCTTTCAGAAAAGCTAGGAAGATAA
- a CDS encoding methyl-accepting chemotaxis protein, with translation MKFLVKRFKKIKLKNGIFIIVLISMISYMLMCGVGYRNMSSIDKNVKNIYSNKLIPITDISAIRSNLLGMRLIMNKAQLSYTPEYMAKISDYDVQIKNSFKDYKKSTMTSEEKKMLTDIENDYNAYIKLWDGVKDKVSKGEDLTSTENEELYSKGEILEESIKQLQNLNATNAEKLNIDSEALFKSNIILLLVIALASIAVFMIVAIAFSITISSSSMELIQKLKKIAGGDFTVELERNNKSEFGQMSKALGETLDNVSAMIINIKEKSNHIDMQSYNLSSTAEEMTSSSENVATAISEVASGTSSQSNELMSISEIVQDFGEELEKLVVSINEIEQNTRGINNLAGSSNKDMEKLAASVQGLSSSFNSFISKIDNLGMSINQINEITALINDIADQTNLLALNAAIEAARAGEAGKGFAVVADEIRMLAEQSKTSSENINVLIGTIADESKEMILSAGNMDNEMQQQINMINSTIESFKNIINAVEMVIPKVEEANGAVVKIDSEKNEILEKVEQVSSISQEVSASSEEIAAAAQQMNSSSEEVATSAAQLTDSTKEMMEQVEKFIV, from the coding sequence ATGAAGTTTTTAGTAAAAAGGTTTAAAAAAATTAAACTAAAAAATGGAATTTTCATAATAGTTCTAATCTCGATGATATCATATATGTTAATGTGTGGTGTAGGATATAGAAATATGAGCAGTATTGATAAGAATGTAAAAAATATATACTCAAATAAATTGATTCCTATCACAGATATTTCGGCAATAAGATCAAATTTACTTGGTATGAGACTTATTATGAATAAGGCTCAGTTATCCTATACTCCTGAATACATGGCTAAAATATCAGATTATGATGTTCAGATTAAAAATAGCTTTAAAGACTATAAAAAAAGTACCATGACTAGTGAAGAAAAGAAAATGCTTACGGATATTGAAAACGATTATAATGCATACATAAAACTTTGGGACGGTGTAAAGGATAAGGTTTCTAAAGGAGAGGATTTAACAAGTACAGAAAACGAAGAATTATATAGTAAAGGAGAGATATTGGAGGAGAGTATAAAGCAGCTTCAAAATTTAAATGCAACTAATGCAGAAAAATTAAACATAGACAGTGAAGCACTATTTAAAAGTAATATAATACTTCTACTTGTTATAGCATTAGCTTCCATAGCTGTATTTATGATTGTTGCAATAGCCTTTTCAATAACTATTAGTTCCTCTTCTATGGAATTAATCCAAAAATTAAAGAAGATTGCTGGTGGTGACTTTACAGTTGAGCTAGAGAGAAACAATAAATCTGAATTTGGGCAGATGAGTAAAGCTCTAGGAGAAACTTTAGATAATGTATCAGCCATGATTATAAATATAAAAGAGAAGTCAAATCATATAGATATGCAGTCCTATAACTTATCTTCTACAGCAGAGGAAATGACATCCTCTTCTGAAAATGTTGCTACTGCTATATCGGAGGTGGCAAGTGGTACAAGTTCTCAATCTAATGAGTTAATGAGTATAAGTGAGATTGTACAGGATTTTGGAGAAGAATTAGAAAAATTAGTAGTATCCATTAATGAAATTGAACAAAATACAAGGGGGATTAATAACTTAGCAGGATCCAGCAATAAAGATATGGAAAAACTAGCTGCTTCGGTTCAAGGTTTAAGTAGCTCCTTTAACAGCTTTATTAGTAAAATAGATAATTTAGGTATGAGTATAAATCAAATAAATGAAATAACTGCCTTGATAAATGATATTGCTGATCAAACTAACTTATTGGCACTCAATGCAGCAATTGAAGCTGCCAGAGCTGGTGAAGCAGGAAAGGGTTTTGCAGTAGTAGCTGATGAAATTAGAATGCTTGCTGAACAGAGTAAAACATCTTCAGAGAACATTAATGTATTAATAGGCACTATAGCAGATGAGTCAAAAGAAATGATACTTTCTGCTGGAAATATGGATAATGAAATGCAGCAGCAAATCAATATGATTAATAGTACTATTGAATCCTTTAAAAATATAATTAATGCAGTTGAAATGGTTATACCAAAGGTAGAAGAGGCAAATGGTGCTGTGGTAAAAATAGATAGCGAAAAGAATGAAATACTTGAAAAGGTTGAACAGGTATCTTCTATATCGCAAGAAGTTTCAGCATCATCAGAGGAAATTGCCGCAGCTGCACAGCAGATGAATTCTTCTTCAGAGGAAGTAGCAACCTCTGCAGCACAATTGACCGATTCAACCAAGGAAATGATGGAACAGGTTGAAAAGTTTATAGTGTAA
- a CDS encoding ABC transporter ATP-binding protein codes for MNDSMGKVELIKMKDINKIYNMGSSTFTALSQVNLTICKGEYVAIVGPSGAGKSTLMNILGCLDTASSGEYILDGLNTKCSDSKLAEIRNSKIGFIFQNYNLLPKLNIMENVELPLLYLGLSKKVVKERALESLKRVGLETHLKHKSTELSGGQKQRVAIARALATKPQIILADEPTGALDSKTGKEVLAMLKDLNKEGNTIIIITHDNEIASEAKRIIHVKDGKITSDTINENIREEV; via the coding sequence ATGAATGATTCCATGGGCAAAGTCGAACTTATAAAAATGAAAGACATTAATAAGATATATAACATGGGAAGTTCCACCTTTACTGCTTTGAGCCAGGTTAACCTTACAATATGTAAAGGGGAATATGTGGCTATTGTAGGACCTTCCGGAGCAGGTAAGTCTACGTTAATGAATATTTTAGGATGTTTGGATACTGCATCTAGTGGTGAATATATTCTGGATGGACTTAACACAAAATGCAGTGATTCAAAGCTGGCGGAGATAAGGAATAGTAAGATTGGCTTCATATTTCAAAATTATAATCTGCTTCCAAAGCTGAACATTATGGAAAATGTAGAGCTGCCTCTTCTGTACTTAGGACTTTCTAAAAAAGTGGTTAAGGAAAGAGCTTTAGAATCTCTAAAAAGGGTTGGCCTTGAAACTCATCTTAAGCATAAATCCACTGAACTTTCTGGTGGACAAAAACAGAGGGTAGCTATAGCTAGAGCTTTAGCTACAAAGCCACAGATAATACTTGCAGATGAACCAACAGGAGCATTGGACAGTAAGACTGGAAAAGAAGTTTTAGCTATGCTTAAGGATTTAAATAAAGAAGGCAATACTATAATAATAATTACCCACGATAATGAAATTGCTAGTGAAGCTAAGCGTATTATACATGTAAAGGATGGAAAAATCACATCTGATACTATTAATGAAAATATAAGGGAAGAGGTGTAG
- a CDS encoding response regulator transcription factor — MNETILIVDDEERIRKLIGAYLKKEGYEILEAENGLEALNSFKNNNVQLALLDVMMPVMDGWTACRELRKISNVPIIMLTAKSEDEDKLLGYEFGTDHYVTKPFNMRVLLAQIKSILNRVYSDKHEDVSKCMDFDGLYIDELSHRVTIDSNAINLSPKEFDLLLYFVINKGIVLTREKILDYIWGMDFEGDLRTVDTHIKRLREKLGDKAYLIATIRGTGYRFEVSNEKL, encoded by the coding sequence ATGAACGAAACTATCTTGATTGTAGATGATGAAGAAAGAATTAGAAAGCTTATAGGTGCTTATCTTAAAAAGGAAGGCTATGAAATTTTAGAAGCAGAAAATGGTTTAGAGGCTTTAAACAGCTTTAAAAATAATAATGTGCAGCTTGCTCTATTAGATGTTATGATGCCAGTAATGGATGGATGGACTGCTTGTAGGGAACTAAGAAAAATTTCAAATGTGCCTATAATTATGCTTACAGCAAAGAGCGAAGATGAAGATAAATTATTAGGCTATGAATTTGGAACGGATCACTATGTAACTAAGCCCTTTAATATGAGAGTGCTTTTAGCTCAGATAAAATCTATATTGAATAGAGTTTACAGTGATAAGCATGAAGATGTAAGTAAATGCATGGATTTTGATGGACTATATATCGATGAGCTTTCACATAGAGTAACTATAGATAGTAACGCTATAAATCTTTCTCCAAAGGAATTTGATCTACTGCTTTATTTTGTAATCAACAAAGGTATTGTTTTGACTAGAGAGAAGATTCTTGATTATATATGGGGAATGGATTTTGAAGGTGATTTAAGAACTGTAGATACTCATATAAAAAGACTTAGAGAAAAGCTTGGAGATAAGGCCTATTTAATAGCCACAATAAGGGGCACTGGTTACAGATTTGAGGTGAGCAATGAAAAATTGTAA
- a CDS encoding efflux RND transporter periplasmic adaptor subunit has translation MKKTLIKILIACLIVGGVGAGGYYGYTKYKASKATVATVQYITATARKMNLQVTIQGTGSVYAANQKDIVANNNGDIKGLSLNVGDTVKKGAKICTVYSDQVQQNVTKASNNLQKQNLQLANAKTDDAVTLQNLAISDAQNDLNSAIAQRDKMTITSPIDGIVIAKNNDNGDSIQANKAILTVVDPTSYKIKVAVDELDIAKVKQGQKTEIKFGAIKDKTYEGTVDTIAETGTTSNNVTTYDVVVSIKDPSGIKLGMNANVSIQVENKENALVIPTEALVERNGNKFVLIENSDGTNTSSNGNSQKNAEASTPSNGQNTGTNQGGNGQNSGWNQGGSGQSSQGRSNNGQRNQNGQSSRNASGYAGAAYSGKGKLVPIKTGTENENYIEVTEGLTEGEKVLIALPQVSTTNNNNNLRNSFGGSMGGFGGGMGGNFGGQGGTRNNGGNSSTKKN, from the coding sequence GTGAAAAAGACATTAATTAAGATTTTAATAGCTTGTTTAATTGTAGGTGGTGTAGGGGCTGGAGGATATTATGGCTACACAAAGTATAAAGCTAGTAAAGCTACGGTAGCAACAGTGCAATATATAACTGCTACTGCAAGAAAGATGAACCTTCAAGTAACTATTCAAGGAACTGGAAGTGTATATGCGGCTAATCAAAAGGATATTGTTGCTAATAATAATGGAGATATTAAAGGCTTAAGTTTGAATGTTGGTGATACAGTTAAGAAGGGAGCTAAGATTTGTACTGTATATAGCGATCAAGTACAACAAAATGTAACTAAGGCTTCAAATAATCTTCAAAAGCAAAATCTTCAGCTTGCAAATGCAAAGACTGATGATGCTGTAACACTACAAAACTTGGCTATAAGTGATGCTCAAAACGACTTAAATAGTGCTATAGCACAAAGGGATAAGATGACAATTACTTCACCTATAGATGGAATTGTTATTGCTAAAAATAATGATAATGGTGATTCCATTCAAGCTAATAAAGCAATTTTAACAGTTGTGGACCCTACTTCCTATAAAATAAAAGTAGCAGTAGATGAATTGGATATAGCTAAGGTAAAACAGGGGCAAAAGACTGAAATTAAATTTGGTGCTATAAAGGATAAAACCTATGAAGGAACAGTAGATACTATAGCAGAGACTGGAACAACTTCAAATAATGTTACTACCTATGATGTGGTTGTTTCTATAAAAGATCCTTCTGGCATTAAATTAGGCATGAATGCAAATGTAAGTATTCAAGTTGAAAACAAAGAAAATGCATTAGTTATACCAACAGAAGCTTTGGTTGAAAGAAATGGCAATAAATTTGTATTGATAGAAAATAGTGATGGAACAAATACAAGTTCAAATGGTAATTCACAGAAAAATGCAGAAGCTAGTACACCTAGCAATGGTCAAAATACTGGAACAAACCAAGGTGGTAACGGACAAAATAGTGGATGGAATCAAGGTGGTAGTGGACAAAGTTCACAAGGACGTTCAAATAATGGACAAAGAAATCAAAATGGACAGAGCTCAAGAAATGCGTCAGGATATGCTGGTGCAGCGTACAGTGGTAAAGGTAAGCTAGTTCCAATTAAAACAGGCACCGAAAATGAAAACTACATTGAGGTAACTGAAGGTTTAACAGAAGGCGAAAAAGTATTAATAGCTTTACCTCAAGTAAGTACAACTAATAATAACAATAATCTGAGAAACAGCTTTGGCGGAAGCATGGGTGGTTTCGGCGGAGGTATGGGCGGAAACTTTGGAGGTCAAGGTGGCACAAGAAATAATGGTGGAAACAGTTCAACAAAGAAGAATTAG
- the argH gene encoding argininosuccinate lyase, translated as MKLWGGRFSKEESKLMEEFNSSLSFDKRLYSEDIKGSIVHAAMLAKCSIISKSEADIIIEGLKSINKDIEEGQLLIQGDYEDIHSFVESNLITRIGEVGKKLHTARSRNDQVALDMKLYCKTKAKNIIEELEILISVLVKVGESNNVIMPGYTHLQRAQVVTFKHHMMAYCSMFGRDKKRIANAVEVMNESPLGCCALAGTTYSTDREFTSSELGFNKPVDNFLDGVSDRDFVIELSACFSIIMMHLSRLSEELILWSSKEFDFIIIGDEFTTGSSIMPQKKNPDAAELIRGKTGRVYGALIAILTAMKGLPLAYNKDMQEDKELFFNAMDTTSICIRVMGEMLNTIKVNKDKMYSAVKKGFLNATEAADYLASKGVPFRDAHGIIGAIVIYCEENKKAIEELKLEELIRFSGMFENDIYEFVSYNNTLDKGIKKLLK; from the coding sequence GTGAAGCTTTGGGGAGGAAGATTTTCTAAAGAGGAAAGTAAGCTTATGGAGGAATTCAACTCTTCTCTAAGCTTTGATAAGAGGTTGTATAGTGAGGATATTAAAGGCTCAATAGTCCATGCAGCAATGCTGGCGAAGTGCAGTATAATAAGCAAATCTGAAGCAGATATAATAATTGAAGGATTAAAATCTATCAATAAGGATATTGAAGAGGGACAGTTATTAATCCAAGGAGATTACGAGGATATACACAGTTTTGTAGAGTCTAACCTTATTACTAGGATAGGAGAAGTAGGAAAGAAGCTTCATACTGCAAGAAGCAGAAATGACCAAGTTGCATTAGATATGAAGTTATACTGTAAAACTAAAGCAAAGAATATTATTGAAGAACTTGAAATTCTCATAAGTGTACTTGTTAAAGTGGGAGAAAGCAATAATGTAATTATGCCTGGGTATACTCATCTTCAAAGGGCGCAGGTAGTTACTTTTAAGCACCATATGATGGCTTACTGCAGTATGTTTGGAAGGGATAAGAAGAGAATAGCTAATGCAGTAGAAGTAATGAACGAAAGCCCTCTTGGCTGCTGTGCGCTGGCAGGTACTACTTATAGTACAGATAGAGAATTTACTTCTAGTGAGCTTGGCTTTAATAAGCCGGTAGATAATTTTTTAGATGGAGTAAGTGATAGGGATTTTGTAATAGAGCTTTCTGCGTGCTTTTCCATAATAATGATGCACCTGAGCAGATTAAGTGAGGAATTGATACTATGGAGTTCTAAAGAATTTGATTTTATTATTATAGGTGACGAATTTACTACGGGCAGCAGTATAATGCCTCAAAAGAAAAATCCTGATGCTGCTGAACTTATAAGAGGAAAGACTGGAAGGGTATATGGAGCACTTATAGCCATACTTACAGCAATGAAGGGACTACCATTAGCATATAATAAGGATATGCAGGAGGATAAGGAGCTGTTCTTTAATGCTATGGATACCACCTCTATATGCATAAGAGTAATGGGAGAAATGCTTAACACTATTAAGGTGAATAAGGATAAGATGTATAGTGCGGTGAAAAAAGGTTTTTTAAATGCCACAGAAGCTGCAGACTATCTTGCTTCTAAGGGTGTACCATTTAGAGATGCACATGGCATAATTGGTGCTATAGTAATATACTGTGAAGAAAATAAAAAGGCTATAGAGGAATTAAAACTAGAAGAGTTAATACGTTTTAGTGGTATGTTTGAGAACGATATTTATGAATTTGTATCTTATAATAACACATTAGACAAAGGTATAAAAAAACTATTAAAATAA